A genomic region of Mus musculus strain C57BL/6J chromosome 7, GRCm38.p6 C57BL/6J contains the following coding sequences:
- the Olfr553 gene encoding olfactory receptor 553 — MYPTLPSMFVSNNACSVPSSFWLTGIPGLESLHMWLSIPFGSMYLVAVVGNITILAVVKTERSLHQPMYFFLCMLAVIDLVLSTSTMPKLLAIFWFGACSIGLDACLVQMFFVHCFATVESGIFLAMAFDRYVAICDPLHHTSVLTHAVVGRLGLAALLRGVFYIGPLPLLIRLRLPFFRTQIIAHSYCEHMAVVTLACGDTKVNNLYGMGIGFLVLILDSIAITASYIMIFRAVLGLSTSDARFKTLGTCGSHICAILVFYIPIAVSSLTHRFGHNVPSHIHILLANFYLLIPPILNPVVYAVRTKQIRERLLHIIKSGTQHKDM; from the coding sequence ATGTATCCCACACTCCCAAGCATGTTCGTTTCTAATAATGCCTGCTCAGTACCCAGCTCTTTCTGGCTCACTGGCATCCCAGGATTGGAGTCCCTGCACATGTGGCTTTCCATCCCCTTTGGCTCCATGTACCTGGTGGCTGTGGTGGGGAACATCACCATCCTGGCAGTGGTTAAGACAGAGCGCAGCCTGCACCAGCCCATGTATTTCTTCCTGTGTATGTTGGCTGTTATTGACTTGGTCCTGTCAACTTCTACAATGCCCAAACTATTGGCCATCTTCTGGTTTGGTGCCTGCAGCATTGGTCTAGACGCCTGCTTAGTTCAGATGTTCTTTGTCCACTGCTTTGCTACTGTTGAGTCGGGCATCTTTCTTGCCATGGCTTtcgaccgctatgtggccatctgtgaCCCACTACACCATACATCAGTACTTACCCATGCAGTGGTGGGACGCTTGGGGTTGGCTGCACTTCTCCGAGGAGTATTCTACATTGGACCTCTTCCACTTCTAATTCGCCTAAGGCTGCCCTTTTTTCGAACCCAAATCATTGCCCACTCTTACTGTGAGCACATGGCTGTGGTCACTTTGGCATGTGGTGACACAAAAGTCAATAATCTGTATGGAATGGGAATTGGTTTTCTGGTGTTAATCCTAGACTCCATAGCTATAACTGCATCTTATATAATGATTTTCAGAGCTGTGTTAGGATTGTCCACCTCTGATGCCAGGTTTAAAACTTTAGGAACATGTGGTTCTCACATCTGTGCCATCCTTGTCTTCTACATTCCTATTGCTGTTTCATCTCTCACCCATCGTTTCGGCCACAATGTGCCTTCGCATATCCATATTCTTTTGGCCAACTTTTACCTCCTCATCCCACCCATCCTCAACCCAGTTGTCTATGCTGTGCGCACCAAGCAGATCCGAGAGAGACTTTTGCATATTATTAAGTCTGGAACTCAACACAAGGACATGTAA